Proteins from a genomic interval of Clostridium scatologenes:
- a CDS encoding DUF3343 domain-containing protein produces the protein MDIYYIITFQNTHGAISGEGILKNNNIKVEIMPTPTLITKSCGISIKIESEFIGQVKSLVESGELVINNIYEKNGTEYKTYNI, from the coding sequence ATGGATATTTATTACATTATAACTTTTCAAAATACACATGGGGCTATAAGTGGTGAAGGTATTTTAAAAAATAATAATATTAAGGTAGAAATAATGCCAACACCAACATTAATTACTAAAAGTTGTGGAATAAGCATAAAGATTGAAAGTGAATTTATAGGTCAAGTAAAAAGCTTAGTAGAAAGTGGTGAACTAGTCATAAATAATATTTATGAAAAAAATGGAACTGAATATAAAACTTATAATATATAA
- a CDS encoding ParA family protein, protein MKIISIFNQKGGVGKTTTAINLSSYLAMQGYKILNIDIDPQGNTTSGLGFDKRTINESIYDVLTSDVSLDEVMKKCELVDNFYIIPSTMELAGAEVELIDKPNRENILKEKIKKLNEKFDFIFIDCPPSLGLLTINALTLSNSVLIPIQCEFYALEGVGQLVNTIQLVKKSLNKNIEVEGVIMSMYDGRTKLSNEVVNEVRKYFKDKVYDVTIPRNIRLAEAPSFGLPIMLYDDKCRGAEAYENLTKEFLKRQKE, encoded by the coding sequence ATGAAAATAATATCAATATTTAATCAAAAAGGTGGAGTTGGAAAAACTACTACAGCTATAAATTTAAGTTCTTATCTAGCTATGCAAGGTTATAAAATATTAAACATAGATATTGATCCTCAAGGTAATACTACTAGTGGATTAGGATTTGATAAGAGGACTATTAATGAATCTATATATGATGTTTTAACTTCTGATGTGAGTTTAGATGAAGTTATGAAAAAGTGTGAGTTAGTGGATAATTTTTATATTATACCATCTACAATGGAATTAGCTGGAGCAGAAGTTGAACTTATAGATAAGCCTAATAGAGAAAATATATTAAAGGAGAAAATTAAAAAATTAAATGAAAAGTTCGACTTTATATTTATAGACTGTCCTCCATCTTTAGGATTACTTACTATTAATGCTCTTACATTATCTAACAGTGTACTTATACCAATTCAATGTGAATTTTATGCGTTAGAAGGTGTGGGACAACTTGTAAACACAATACAACTTGTAAAAAAATCTCTCAACAAGAATATTGAAGTTGAAGGAGTAATTATGAGTATGTATGATGGTAGAACTAAACTGTCCAATGAAGTTGTAAATGAAGTGAGAAAATATTTTAAAGATAAGGTTTATGACGTAACTATTCCAAGAAACATAAGATTGGCTGAAGCACCAAGCTTTGGTTTACCAATAATGCTTTATGATGACAAGTGTAGAGGAGCAGAAGCATATGAAAATTTAACTAAAGAATTCCTAAAGAGACAAAAGGAGTGA
- a CDS encoding single-stranded DNA-binding protein, translating into MNKVVLIGRLTKDPELKFTPGNGTAVATFTLAVDRKFSRDGQKEADFIPIVVWGKQAESTANYMSKGKLMGVCGRIQTRTYDAKDGTRRYVTEVVADEVQFLEWGSGNKSAASSFNEASSEQFGNTQGFNEKAYGEDITPVDDGDIPF; encoded by the coding sequence ATGAACAAGGTTGTTTTAATTGGAAGATTAACCAAAGATCCTGAGTTAAAATTTACTCCAGGAAATGGTACAGCTGTTGCCACCTTTACTTTAGCCGTTGATAGAAAGTTTTCTAGAGATGGCCAAAAAGAAGCTGATTTTATCCCTATAGTAGTATGGGGAAAACAAGCTGAATCTACAGCAAACTATATGAGCAAAGGTAAGCTTATGGGAGTTTGTGGTAGAATTCAAACTAGAACATATGATGCTAAAGACGGTACTAGAAGATATGTTACTGAAGTTGTTGCAGATGAGGTACAATTCCTTGAATGGGGAAGTGGAAATAAATCAGCAGCATCATCATTTAACGAAGCTTCATCTGAACAATTTGGAAATACTCAAGGCTTTAATGAAAAAGCCTATGGAGAGGATATCACTCCAGTAGATGATGGAGATATCCCATTTTAA
- the noc gene encoding nucleoid occlusion protein, with the protein MQENINYIPVDLISPNIYQPRKHFDEESLEELAQSINTYGIIQPLSVRKIGEDKYELVAGERRLRAAKKAGLEKVPVIIVDISDRESAAIALLENLQRDNLNFLEEAEAYYNLIKDHSYTQEKLAEAIGKKQSTIANKIRLLRLTPEIRNIVLENNLTERHARALLKLPTEKLQKSVLNTVIKKSLNVKSTEILVEKQLSKLEPNKGKDSKKKIKGIFSPRVYINTVKQVFDRYGLNAKYSSEDLEDEIQITIKIPKK; encoded by the coding sequence ATGCAAGAAAATATTAATTATATACCAGTTGATTTAATTTCACCTAATATATATCAACCCAGAAAACATTTTGATGAAGAAAGTTTAGAGGAATTAGCACAGTCTATTAATACATATGGCATAATTCAACCTTTATCAGTTAGAAAAATAGGTGAAGATAAATATGAATTAGTAGCAGGTGAAAGAAGACTGAGAGCAGCTAAAAAAGCTGGATTAGAAAAAGTTCCAGTTATAATAGTAGACATAAGTGACAGGGAATCTGCAGCTATTGCACTTTTAGAAAATTTACAAAGAGATAACTTAAATTTTTTAGAGGAAGCGGAAGCTTATTATAATTTAATAAAGGATCATTCATATACACAGGAGAAATTAGCAGAGGCTATAGGAAAGAAACAGTCTACTATTGCAAATAAGATTAGATTACTAAGGTTAACACCTGAAATAAGAAATATTGTTTTAGAAAATAATTTAACAGAAAGGCATGCTAGAGCGCTGCTTAAATTGCCTACAGAAAAACTTCAAAAAAGTGTTTTAAATACAGTAATAAAAAAATCATTAAATGTTAAAAGTACAGAAATATTAGTAGAAAAACAGCTAAGTAAATTAGAACCTAATAAAGGAAAAGATAGTAAGAAAAAAATAAAAGGAATATTTTCACCTAGAGTATATATAAATACAGTTAAACAAGTGTTTGATAGATATGGACTTAATGCAAAGTATTCATCTGAAGATTTAGAAGATGAAATACAAATTACTATAAAAATACCTAAAAAATAA
- a CDS encoding mechanosensitive ion channel family protein gives MENLNFLFTLNWNLDKYGIRIGDLNKQSIYNFGLNIVKVIVILVFMYLIIKIGNGIINRYVSKQKSFKFSLDDKKAKTVGAVLKSILRYSVYFFGVFAIIEVLFNKIGLTFAGIGGVALGFGAQSLIKDVINGFFILFEDQFTVGDYINVDDKGGIVESMELRVTKIRDFNGDLHIIPNGLITKVTNHSRGNIRIMVDVDVSHDEDLDRAINIISDLCDKFKAENECVTEGPKVLGISALKEDRITIRVAGKSKPMTQWDAEMKLRKEIRDVLNSANIKIPYAKVKVVKE, from the coding sequence ATGGAGAATTTAAATTTTCTTTTTACTTTGAATTGGAATTTGGATAAATATGGAATAAGAATTGGAGACTTAAATAAACAGAGTATTTATAATTTTGGATTAAACATTGTTAAAGTAATAGTTATTTTAGTATTTATGTACTTAATTATTAAAATAGGGAATGGAATTATAAATAGATATGTTTCTAAACAAAAAAGTTTTAAATTTTCTTTAGATGATAAAAAAGCTAAAACAGTAGGTGCTGTTTTAAAAAGTATACTTAGATATTCCGTATATTTTTTTGGTGTTTTTGCCATAATAGAAGTTTTATTTAATAAAATTGGATTAACTTTTGCAGGAATAGGAGGAGTAGCTTTAGGTTTTGGTGCTCAAAGTCTTATAAAGGATGTCATTAATGGTTTTTTTATATTATTTGAGGATCAGTTTACTGTTGGGGATTATATTAATGTAGATGATAAGGGTGGAATAGTAGAAAGTATGGAACTCAGAGTTACAAAAATAAGAGATTTCAATGGAGATTTACATATTATACCTAATGGGCTTATAACCAAGGTAACAAATCATTCAAGAGGTAACATAAGGATTATGGTAGATGTAGATGTATCTCATGATGAAGATTTAGATAGGGCAATAAATATAATATCAGATTTATGTGATAAGTTTAAAGCAGAAAATGAATGTGTTACAGAAGGACCAAAAGTATTGGGCATATCTGCATTAAAAGAAGATAGAATTACTATAAGAGTTGCTGGGAAATCTAAACCTATGACTCAATGGGACGCAGAGATGAAACTTCGAAAAGAAATAAGAGATGTTTTAAATAGTGCTAATATAAAAATACCTTATGCAAAAGTAAAGGTGGTTAAGGAGTGA
- the yyaC gene encoding spore protease YyaC yields the protein MINKLVLDSSSPNSVFQLRDVLSKEIYPIAKLGRPIIILCIGTDRSTGDSLGPLVGDKLKFLIRDKVFLYGNLENPVHAKNLCNIIKEVNKKFENPFIIAIDACLGSIQNVGNIVLESKPLKPGSAMNKDLPQVGDLSITGIVNISGAMEFMVLQNTRLFTVMQIVEVIYRGLYHSILKTIGGKKSTKIFTNKFPQNANAQ from the coding sequence ATGATAAATAAATTAGTATTAGATTCCTCATCACCAAATTCTGTTTTTCAGCTAAGAGATGTTTTAAGCAAGGAAATTTATCCTATAGCTAAATTAGGTAGACCTATAATTATTCTATGTATAGGTACTGATAGATCTACTGGTGACAGCCTGGGTCCTTTAGTAGGAGATAAATTAAAATTTTTAATTCGAGATAAGGTATTTTTATATGGAAATCTTGAAAATCCTGTTCATGCAAAAAACCTTTGTAATATTATAAAAGAAGTTAATAAAAAATTTGAAAATCCTTTTATAATAGCTATTGATGCATGTTTAGGTAGTATTCAAAACGTTGGAAATATAGTATTGGAATCAAAGCCACTAAAACCTGGATCTGCTATGAATAAAGATTTGCCACAAGTTGGAGATTTAAGTATAACAGGAATAGTAAACATATCTGGTGCTATGGAATTTATGGTTTTACAAAATACAAGGTTATTTACAGTAATGCAAATTGTAGAAGTTATATATAGAGGATTATATCATTCAATATTAAAAACTATTGGTGGTAAAAAATCTACTAAAATTTTTACTAACAAGTTTCCACAAAATGCTAATGCTCAATGA
- the ytvI gene encoding sporulation integral membrane protein YtvI: MEDLINKIDKIISFFIIYTITFFAFFSTINYTLPFVLALLFALVLKRPTKYIMQTFKIRSSIASLITTIIFFTILVLILSFGIGIFTSEAIQLGKNIQLYISKNSSNIYDSFEQLQKYYKNLDPNITNAVDKNFSSLIAKLSNITVFITGKIVSTLLGFLTSIPYIIMVILFTLLTTYFFTKDIIDVKNKVLNIIPGNKTDKIFYIYLETKKMLVNYMVSYLLIIGITFLETITIFLFFKVKYAIVLSVLCAFVDILPILGIGTIYIPLAIIYVFLFKNYITAFGIIISYILVSIIRQIIEPKIVSSSLGINPVAVLAALFIGLKLNGISGIIFCIFLVVFYNIFKKINIV; encoded by the coding sequence ATGGAAGATTTAATAAACAAAATTGATAAAATTATAAGCTTTTTTATAATATATACTATAACTTTTTTTGCATTCTTCAGCACTATAAATTATACTCTACCATTCGTACTAGCTTTATTATTTGCATTAGTTCTAAAAAGACCTACTAAATATATTATGCAAACATTTAAAATTAGAAGTTCAATAGCATCTTTAATAACCACAATCATATTTTTCACTATTTTAGTTTTAATTTTATCCTTTGGAATCGGTATATTTACATCAGAAGCTATTCAATTAGGTAAAAATATTCAATTATATATTTCAAAAAATTCATCTAATATATATGATTCCTTCGAACAACTTCAAAAATATTATAAAAACCTTGATCCTAATATAACTAATGCTGTAGATAAGAACTTTTCTAGTCTTATTGCTAAACTTTCCAATATAACTGTATTTATTACTGGTAAAATTGTATCTACTTTACTAGGATTTTTGACATCAATTCCATATATAATTATGGTCATACTTTTTACTTTACTTACTACATACTTTTTCACTAAAGATATTATAGATGTTAAAAATAAGGTCTTAAATATTATTCCAGGAAATAAAACAGATAAAATATTTTATATTTATTTAGAAACAAAAAAAATGCTTGTCAATTACATGGTATCCTATCTACTTATTATAGGCATAACTTTTTTAGAAACTATTACAATATTTTTATTTTTTAAAGTAAAATATGCAATTGTTCTAAGTGTATTATGCGCTTTTGTAGATATTTTGCCTATTCTAGGTATAGGAACCATATATATTCCTCTTGCTATTATATATGTTTTTTTATTCAAAAATTATATAACTGCATTTGGAATTATAATTTCTTATATTTTAGTATCTATAATAAGGCAAATAATTGAACCCAAAATTGTATCATCTTCTTTAGGAATAAACCCAGTAGCAGTTTTAGCAGCTTTATTTATAGGTCTTAAATTAAATGGAATTTCTGGTATAATTTTTTGCATATTTCTTGTTGTTTTCTATAATATATTCAAAAAAATTAATATAGTCTAA
- the rsmG gene encoding 16S rRNA (guanine(527)-N(7))-methyltransferase RsmG → MEYFDIMSQACRDVELPFNEDTYNKFNQYKDMIKDWNEKINLTAIVDDEQIFKKHFIDCIKIFKFSPLKEAKNVIDIGTGAGFPGIPIKIMKQELDLILLDSLNKRVNFLNEVVSKIKLNNVETIHGRAEDFSRQPKYREQVDIAVSRAVANLAVLSELCIPYVKVGGYFVAMKGPSVDDEIKEGKRAISILGGKIDDVIKINIEDSDLDHNLVIIEKIKETPKAYPRKAGTASKKPLK, encoded by the coding sequence ATGGAATATTTTGATATAATGAGTCAGGCATGTAGGGATGTGGAATTACCTTTTAATGAAGATACTTATAATAAATTTAATCAGTATAAGGATATGATTAAAGATTGGAATGAAAAAATTAATTTAACAGCTATAGTTGATGATGAACAAATATTTAAGAAACATTTTATAGATTGCATAAAAATTTTTAAATTTTCTCCCTTGAAGGAAGCTAAAAACGTTATTGATATAGGTACCGGAGCTGGATTTCCAGGAATACCCATAAAAATTATGAAACAAGAATTAGATTTAATACTTTTAGATTCTTTAAATAAAAGAGTAAATTTTTTAAATGAAGTAGTAAGTAAAATTAAATTAAATAACGTAGAGACCATTCATGGTAGAGCAGAAGATTTTTCTAGGCAACCTAAGTATAGAGAACAAGTTGATATTGCAGTATCAAGAGCTGTTGCGAATCTTGCAGTATTAAGTGAATTGTGTATTCCATATGTCAAGGTGGGGGGATATTTTGTTGCTATGAAAGGACCTTCTGTAGATGATGAGATTAAAGAGGGTAAAAGAGCAATATCTATTTTAGGGGGAAAAATTGATGATGTTATAAAAATAAATATTGAGGATAGTGATTTAGATCATAATCTCGTTATAATAGAAAAAATAAAAGAAACACCAAAGGCTTATCCTAGAAAAGCGGGAACAGCTAGTAAGAAGCCTTTAAAATAA
- a CDS encoding ParB/RepB/Spo0J family partition protein, whose product MNKKFGLGKGLGALIPDQPISENESKNNDSVSLIDINLIKANGNQPRKNFDEHKIIQLSESIKEHGIIQPIVLKADGDTYSIIAGERRWRAAKIAGIKEVPAIIMDLSDKEILEVSLIENIQRQDLNPIEEALAYKRLIEDFKLTQEELSNRIGKSRTSVTNLLRLLNIDDRVKDYLIDGVISEGHARVLLSLENKDMQYELAQEIIDEGLSVRQTEKLIKNISNKKELPKKQSNDLNPYYIDIKNRLENLFRTKVQLSDKKNKGKIEIEYYSSEDLQRILDILKITN is encoded by the coding sequence TTGAATAAAAAGTTTGGATTAGGAAAAGGACTTGGAGCTTTGATACCAGATCAACCAATTAGTGAAAATGAATCTAAAAATAATGATAGTGTAAGTTTAATAGATATAAATTTAATAAAAGCTAATGGAAATCAGCCAAGAAAAAACTTTGATGAACATAAAATTATCCAACTTTCAGAGTCAATAAAAGAACATGGTATTATTCAACCTATAGTATTAAAAGCTGATGGAGATACATATAGCATAATAGCAGGGGAAAGAAGGTGGAGAGCAGCTAAAATTGCAGGTATTAAAGAAGTACCTGCAATAATAATGGATTTATCTGATAAGGAAATTTTGGAAGTTTCTTTGATAGAAAACATACAGAGGCAAGACTTAAATCCTATAGAAGAAGCATTAGCTTATAAAAGGTTAATTGAAGATTTTAAATTAACCCAAGAAGAATTAAGTAATAGGATTGGTAAGTCAAGAACTTCTGTAACAAATTTGTTGAGATTGTTAAATATTGATGATAGAGTAAAGGATTATTTAATTGATGGCGTTATATCAGAAGGACATGCAAGAGTCTTGTTAAGCTTAGAAAATAAAGATATGCAGTATGAATTGGCTCAAGAAATAATAGATGAAGGTTTAAGTGTAAGGCAAACAGAAAAACTTATTAAAAATATAAGTAACAAAAAAGAATTACCTAAAAAACAATCAAATGATTTAAATCCATATTATATTGATATAAAAAATAGATTAGAAAATTTATTTAGAACTAAAGTTCAATTAAGTGATAAGAAGAATAAAGGTAAAATAGAAATAGAATATTATTCTAGCGAAGATCTTCAAAGAATACTTGATATATTAAAAATTACAAATTAA
- the rpsF gene encoding 30S ribosomal protein S6, with translation MRKYETIFILHPSLDEEAVKANVEKFKGVIENGGGVIDNVDAWGKRKLAYEINKIGEGNYTLINFSADPELPKELDRVFRITDTVIRHIIVKNEK, from the coding sequence ATGAGAAAATATGAAACTATATTCATACTACACCCATCATTAGACGAAGAAGCTGTTAAAGCTAACGTTGAAAAGTTTAAGGGCGTAATAGAAAATGGTGGAGGCGTAATAGATAACGTTGATGCTTGGGGCAAGAGAAAACTTGCTTATGAAATAAACAAGATTGGCGAAGGTAATTACACTCTAATAAATTTCAGCGCTGATCCTGAATTACCAAAAGAATTAGATAGAGTATTCAGAATTACAGATACTGTTATAAGACATATAATAGTTAAGAATGAAAAATAG
- a CDS encoding MazG-like family protein: MRKEDFNIMYNVKVIEELKADLLCTIGDLFKILTKGSNIAQNAILDCISGAIIVLYLLSERLGYSHTAVDENMRKKLKVGIIEEDKIEKEGKDLTKLYNHLKERE; encoded by the coding sequence ATGAGAAAAGAAGATTTTAATATAATGTATAATGTGAAAGTAATAGAAGAATTGAAAGCAGATCTTTTATGTACAATTGGTGACTTGTTTAAAATACTTACTAAAGGTAGTAATATAGCTCAAAATGCAATATTAGATTGTATTTCAGGGGCAATAATAGTATTATACTTACTATCTGAACGACTTGGATATTCACATACAGCTGTAGATGAAAACATGAGAAAAAAGTTAAAGGTAGGAATAATAGAAGAGGATAAAATAGAGAAAGAAGGTAAAGATTTAACTAAGTTGTATAATCATTTAAAGGAAAGAGAATAA
- a CDS encoding DUF4446 family protein: MQNIIGIINNFQIYIISALFIIVIILFIMVICAFKSLSRMESRYRKFMRGVDNKNLEELVTGYLDKIDKVEKNSDDIKELYKTLDSRVKGCVQKVSVVRYRAFEDVGSDLSFSISLLDENNDGVIITGIYGRNESTTYAKPVDRGISRYDLSEEEKQVLQNCLNKI, from the coding sequence ATGCAAAACATCATAGGAATAATAAACAATTTTCAAATATATATTATTAGTGCACTTTTTATAATAGTAATAATACTATTTATTATGGTAATTTGTGCTTTTAAATCATTAAGTAGAATGGAAAGCAGATACAGGAAATTTATGAGAGGTGTAGATAATAAAAATTTAGAAGAATTAGTAACAGGTTATTTAGATAAAATAGATAAGGTGGAAAAAAATTCAGATGATATAAAAGAACTATATAAAACATTAGATTCAAGAGTAAAAGGATGTGTTCAAAAAGTATCAGTAGTAAGATATAGAGCATTTGAGGATGTGGGAAGTGATTTAAGTTTTTCAATATCATTATTAGATGAAAATAATGATGGTGTTATCATTACTGGGATATATGGTAGAAACGAAAGTACTACATATGCTAAACCTGTTGATAGAGGAATATCAAGATATGATTTATCAGAGGAAGAAAAACAAGTATTACAAAATTGTTTAAATAAAATTTAA
- a CDS encoding DUF951 domain-containing protein gives MVKNFYLGDIVEMKKGHPCGGNAWEIIRLGADIKVKCCNCSRIVMIPRSKFEKDVKKIIKQNVPEEK, from the coding sequence ATGGTAAAAAACTTTTATCTTGGTGATATAGTAGAAATGAAAAAGGGACATCCATGTGGAGGAAATGCTTGGGAAATAATAAGACTTGGAGCTGATATAAAGGTAAAGTGTTGTAACTGTAGCAGAATAGTTATGATACCTAGAAGTAAATTTGAAAAAGACGTAAAAAAAATAATAAAACAGAATGTTCCAGAAGAGAAATAG
- the rpsR gene encoding 30S ribosomal protein S18: MQNNRDGGRRNSGKMRRAKRKICSFCMDKAESIDYKDINKLRKYVTERGKILPRRISGNCAKHQRQLTDAIKRARNIALLPFTTE, translated from the coding sequence ATGCAAAATAATAGAGATGGCGGCAGAAGAAATTCTGGCAAAATGAGAAGAGCTAAAAGAAAAATTTGCAGTTTTTGTATGGATAAAGCTGAATCAATAGATTACAAAGATATAAATAAGTTGAGAAAGTATGTTACAGAAAGAGGTAAAATTCTTCCAAGAAGAATTTCTGGAAACTGTGCAAAACATCAAAGACAACTTACAGATGCTATAAAGAGAGCAAGAAATATAGCATTACTACCATTCACAACAGAATAG
- the mnmG gene encoding tRNA uridine-5-carboxymethylaminomethyl(34) synthesis enzyme MnmG, with translation MEYFAGEYDVVVIGAGHAGCEAGLASARMGCKTLMCTMNLDSVGFMPCNPNIGGTAKGHLVREIDALGGEMGVNIDQTFIQSRMLNTSKGPAVHSLRAQADKKRYSERMKHVIEKEENLYLRQIEVIDIKVENNKVCGVLTKNGAYFKTKAVILTTGTYLRGKIIIGEVSYSGGPSGLFPANELSQKLIDLGIELRRFKTGTPARVNRRSVDLSKMIEQQGDEKIIPFSFMSDNIYRDQVSCYLTYTTDDTLKVIRDNIHRSPLYNGTIKSVGPRYCPSIEDKVMRFPDKEKHQIFIEPEGENTEELYVGGASSSLPEEVQLAMYRTIEGLENVEILRTAYAIEYDCINPQQLKLSLEFKSIEGLFGAGQVNGSSGYEEAAAQGIIAGINASLKIKEKEPLILKRSDAYIGVLIDDLVTKGTEEPYRMMTSRSEYRLILRQDNADLRLTEIGHNIGLVNEERYNKFLKRKKTIEEEVARMKNVQINPKKEVIEFLASLNSTELKKSISLYELIKRPELDYFKVEPLDNDRIELPDDIKEEVNTISKYEGYINKQLEQVVQFKKFENKTIPDNINYNDINGLRLEAVQKLSKVKPMNIGQASRISGVSPADISVLLIYLEREYRSKSQSN, from the coding sequence ATGGAATATTTTGCTGGAGAATATGATGTGGTTGTAATTGGGGCAGGTCATGCAGGTTGTGAAGCAGGCTTAGCTTCAGCTAGAATGGGTTGTAAAACTTTAATGTGTACTATGAATTTGGATAGTGTTGGATTTATGCCATGTAATCCTAATATAGGAGGTACGGCAAAAGGACATTTGGTAAGAGAAATAGATGCATTAGGTGGAGAAATGGGTGTAAATATAGATCAAACTTTTATTCAGTCAAGAATGCTTAATACATCTAAGGGACCTGCAGTTCATTCTTTAAGAGCTCAAGCTGATAAAAAGAGATATTCTGAGAGAATGAAACATGTTATAGAAAAGGAAGAAAATCTTTATTTAAGACAAATTGAAGTTATAGACATAAAAGTAGAAAATAATAAAGTTTGTGGTGTATTAACTAAAAATGGAGCTTATTTTAAAACAAAAGCTGTTATACTTACTACAGGAACTTATTTAAGAGGAAAGATTATAATAGGAGAAGTTAGTTATAGTGGAGGACCAAGTGGACTTTTTCCAGCTAATGAATTATCACAAAAACTTATAGATTTAGGAATAGAACTTAGAAGGTTTAAAACAGGTACACCTGCAAGGGTAAATAGAAGAAGTGTTGATCTTTCAAAAATGATAGAACAACAAGGTGATGAAAAAATAATCCCTTTTTCATTTATGAGTGATAATATTTATAGGGATCAAGTATCTTGTTATTTAACATATACTACAGATGATACACTTAAAGTTATAAGAGATAATATACATAGATCACCGTTATATAATGGAACTATAAAGTCAGTAGGACCTAGATATTGTCCTTCCATAGAAGATAAAGTTATGCGATTTCCTGATAAGGAAAAGCATCAAATATTTATAGAACCAGAAGGAGAGAATACAGAAGAGTTATATGTAGGAGGTGCTTCCAGCTCATTGCCAGAAGAGGTACAGCTTGCTATGTATAGAACAATAGAAGGGCTTGAAAATGTTGAAATTTTAAGAACAGCTTATGCAATAGAATATGACTGTATAAATCCACAGCAACTTAAGTTATCACTAGAGTTTAAAAGTATAGAAGGGCTTTTTGGAGCTGGTCAGGTAAATGGAAGTTCAGGATATGAAGAGGCTGCAGCACAAGGAATTATTGCTGGAATAAATGCTTCTCTTAAAATTAAAGAAAAAGAACCTTTGATTTTGAAAAGATCAGATGCATATATAGGTGTACTTATAGATGATTTGGTAACTAAAGGTACAGAAGAACCATACAGAATGATGACATCACGTTCAGAATATAGATTGATTTTGAGACAGGATAATGCAGATTTAAGATTAACAGAGATAGGCCATAATATAGGGTTAGTTAATGAAGAAAGATATAATAAGTTCTTAAAAAGGAAAAAAACCATAGAAGAAGAAGTAGCTAGAATGAAAAATGTTCAGATTAATCCTAAAAAAGAGGTTATTGAATTCTTAGCATCATTGAATTCCACAGAACTTAAAAAATCTATTAGTTTATATGAGCTTATAAAGAGACCTGAACTTGACTACTTTAAAGTAGAGCCTTTGGATAATGATAGAATTGAATTACCAGATGATATAAAAGAAGAAGTTAATACTATTTCAAAATATGAAGGATATATTAATAAGCAGTTAGAACAGGTAGTACAGTTTAAAAAATTTGAAAATAAGACTATACCAGATAACATTAATTACAATGATATAAATGGTTTAAGATTAGAAGCTGTACAAAAACTAAGCAAGGTGAAACCTATGAATATAGGTCAAGCTTCAAGAATTTCAGGTGTTTCTCCTGCAGATATATCGGTACTTTTAATATATCTTGAAAGAGAATATAGAAGTAAAAGTCAAAGTAATTAA
- a CDS encoding YkuS family protein, whose amino-acid sequence MKIFVPEELKYIKQQLKKRGYNVIDEIKNQECDVIICNLKNGGLINPNMHNSVKEEGMLIIDSGSKSIEEIECILNNRSYNRLF is encoded by the coding sequence ATGAAAATTTTTGTTCCAGAAGAACTTAAATATATAAAGCAGCAATTAAAAAAAAGAGGATACAATGTTATAGATGAAATAAAAAATCAAGAATGCGATGTTATAATATGTAATTTAAAAAATGGTGGATTAATAAATCCTAATATGCATAATAGTGTAAAAGAAGAAGGCATGTTAATAATAGATTCTGGAAGTAAAAGCATAGAAGAAATAGAATGTATACTAAATAATAGATCATATAACAGATTATTTTAA